From a region of the Osmia lignaria lignaria isolate PbOS001 chromosome 10, iyOsmLign1, whole genome shotgun sequence genome:
- the mei-9 gene encoding DNA repair endonuclease XPF mei-9, whose translation MLEYENQMFLEIIHEDGLVVVAKGLGLETVFANVLRAYLDPGNLIIVLGTTNHDEQYFIDTLKGLGNKQLPRVVTFECSSDEREVMYLEGGVLFMSGRILVVDLLKNRVPLKLVTGILVYRAHNILNSYQEAFALRLYRQSNKTGFIKAFTNSALAFTVGFAQVERIMKALFVKKLYLWPRFHTLVNSSLGKHKPDVIELHVKITSKMLNIQTSLLDIMNYVIKELKRLNKYLDLDELTVENAISKKFHKQLQLQLDPMWHQLSATSKQLLSDLKTLRGLLACLTYEDCVSFYAMLSCLRTMEYAVKNSGWLMLDSVDTLFQSAKERVYNEKDELKPEVTPKWTALTEVLLEIQDQSKTKADKENEKTLILVHNRNLCYQLKNYLTMGAKEYLLYEAMKKLSRKELQKPPTEKNTKEESTSAEKTDDNENDEKDTYMLTLSQKVPEESQSDLATEDEKHQTLFEECSQIADIDLTNLTTNAPIILIQSLKKDGDPMALQRALAEHMPSNIVMYVADISAVRQIEVYQNNNPSIDLKIYFLIYGGSVEEQDYLTSLRREKEAFHTLINTKTKMVIPDDQDGKSEDCLSLAIQTDTDAETNTRKGGIPIQPEVPNTIIVDMREFRSELPAILYTRGMKIEPITLQVGDYILSPDICVERKSVSDLIGSLNNGRLYNQAIAMTRHYSKAMLLIEFDPNKPFCFQGYYYASKDIQNMFITSKLQLLTLHFPRLKLVWSPGPHATAQLFEELKQGREQPDAAKAAQIGMEETKQIAVEKFNPRIQDFVSKLPGITTKNLQSVLSKGQSLDHLNKLTKEELTEMIENKNEAQMLYNAFHDKSSPIEEKSNTANKKTAFRGRGKRLFTKIKQ comes from the exons atgtTGGAATATGAGAATCAAATGTTTTTGGAAATAATCCACGAAGATGGATTAGTTGTTGTGgcaaa AGGACTTGGTTTAGAAACAGTATTTGCGAATGTATTAAGAGCCTACTTAGACCCAGGAAACTTGATTATAGTTTTGGGAACTACGAACCATGACgaacaatattttattgataCTCTAAAAGGATTAGGAAATAAACAATTGCCCCGTGTTGTAACATTTGAATGTTCTTCTGATGAAAG GGAGGTAATGTATTTAGAGGGTGGAGTGTTATTTATGTCAGGCCGAATTCTTGTAGTAGATCTATTAAAAAATAGAGTTCCATTGAAATTAGTTACTGGAATTCTTGTATATAGAGcacataatatactgaattcGTATCAAGAAGCATTCGCCCTTCGTTTATACAGACAAAGTAATAAG ACCGGTTTTATCAAAGCATTCACGAATTCGGCATTAGCGTTTACCGTTGGATTTGCACAAGTAGAACGAATAATGAAAGCTTTATTTgtcaaaaagttatatttatggCCACGTTTCCATACACTTGTAAATAGTAGTTTGGGGAAACATAAG CCTGATGTTATTGAGTTACATGTAAAAATCACATCAAAGATGTTGAATATTCAAACTTCCTTACTTGATATAATGAATTATGTTATAAAAGAACTGAAAAGACTTAACAAATAT TTAGATTTAGATGAATTAACCGTTGAAAATGCAATATCTAAAAAATTTCACAAACAGTTACAGCTACAATTAGATCCTATGTGGCATCAACTAAGTGCTACTTCAAAACAATTACTGTCGGATTTAAAAACCTTACGTGGCCTTCTTGC ATGCCTAACATACGAGGATTGCGTATCGTTTTATGCAATGTTAAGTTGTTTACGTACTATGGAATATGCGGTAAAAAATAGTGGCTGGTTAATGTTAGATTCTGTAGACACTTTGTTCCAAAGTGCAAAGGAAAGAGTTTATAACGAAAAAGATG aACTAAAACCTGAAGTAACTCCAAAATGGACTGCTTTAACGGAGGTATTGCTTGAAATTCAGGATCAAAGTAAAACGAAAGCTgataaagaaaatgagaaaacatTGATTTTGGTACACAATCGTAATCTATGTTAtcagttaaaaaattatttaactatgGGTGCTAAGGAATATTTACTTTATGAGGCAATGAAGAAACTTTCTCGTAAGGAACTGCAAAAACCACC CACAGAGAAGAACACAAAAGAAGAATCTACATCTGCAGAGAAAACTGATGATAATGAAAATGACGAAAAAGATACTTATATGCTAACATTATCTCAAAAAGTTCCTGAAGAAAGTCAGTCTGATTTAGCAACAGAAGATGAAAAACATCAAACACTATTTGAAGAATGTTCACaa ATTGCAGACATAGATCTAACAAACCTAACTACAAATGCTCCTATTATTTTAATACAGTCTTTGAAAAAAGACGGAGATCCTATGGCATTACAACGCGCTTTAGCGGAACACATGCCAAGTAATATTGTTATGTACGTAGCAGATATTTCCGCTGTACGGCAAATTGAA gtttatcaaaataataatcCATCAAtagatttgaaaatatatttcttaataTATGGGGGTTCCGTGGAAGAGCAGGATTATTTAACATCCCTGCGACGAGAAAAAGAAGCATTTCACACATTAATTAATACTAAAACA AAAATGGTTATACCTGACGACCAAGACGGAAAGTCTGAAGACTGTTTAAGTCTAGCAATACAAACAGACACAGATGCTGAAACAAACACTCGTAAAGGTGGAATACCAATACAACCGGAAGTTCCAAATACGATCATTGTTGACATGAGAGAATTCAGAAGTGAATTACCTGCTATACTTTACACAAGAGGCATGAAAATTGAACCCATAACATTACAA GTGGGAGATTACATTTTATCACCAGATATTTGTGTTGAAAGAAAAAGTGTTTCCGATCTTATTGGCTCTTTAAACAATGGAAGATTGTACAATCAAGCTATTGCCATGACAAGACATTATAGTAAAGCAATGCTTCTAATAGAATTTGATCCAAACAAACCATTTTGTTTTCAG GGATATTACTATGCTAGTAAAGATATACAAAATATGTTTATCACTTCGAAACTACAACTTTTAACTCTACATTTTCCTCGATTAAAACTTGTGTGGTCGCCCGGCCCTCACGCAACGGCGCagttatttgaagaattgaag CAAGGAAGAGAACAACCAGATGCAGCTAAAGCAGCTCAGATTGGAATGGAAGAAACTAAGCAGATAGCGGTAGAAAAATTTAATCCTCGAATACAAGATTTTGTTTCCAAATTACCAGGAATTACTACCAAAAATTTACAATCTGTTTTGAGTAAAGGACAATCATTAGATCATCTTAATAAACTTACAAAA GAAGAACTTAcggaaatgattgaaaataaaaatgaagcgcAAAT